A single window of Bordetella genomosp. 11 DNA harbors:
- a CDS encoding MDR family MFS transporter, with protein MAPRAPSTPHSAGQVLPFRQSLMAMLGMCFVVMMVAIDQTVVGTALPTVVAELKGFDLYAWVATSYLLTSVITVPIFGRLGDYYGRKPFVVLAIVVFTAASALCGAADSMLFLVIARALQGIGGGMLVGTAFACIPDLFPDSYVRLRWQVMFSSAFGIANAVGPSLGGFLTEYYGWRSVFYVNIPVGLLGLWFVCRHLPHLRHSDPTRKIRLDWPGALLIALALGGLQLLVELLPGKGIDSFTIGLAIASVIAFGALYWWERRCEQPLLPFEMFRNASLAPLFMLALLVGVSMFSLLFYAPLLLQGGFGLSPKDAGLLITPMVVCITVGSITNGRIVTRIKNPNNMLYVGFLLMCLATAGIISTHNYTPGWLIATYMLAAGLGLGFIMPNLTVFAQETAGREHLGIATALLQSLRMVGGMVGTAVVGTMVNHSYISGVRASLDSSQALRWLDTLDDPQILVNPAAQAQFLQQVAAVGRDGASYLEAARVSLVGAIHDGQIIVLAIAILSLWFVRRVPPVRLTRRSKVASAPAE; from the coding sequence ATGGCCCCCCGCGCTCCCTCTACTCCCCATTCCGCAGGCCAGGTATTGCCGTTCCGCCAATCCCTGATGGCGATGCTGGGCATGTGCTTCGTCGTCATGATGGTTGCCATCGACCAGACGGTCGTAGGCACCGCCTTGCCTACCGTCGTTGCCGAGTTGAAGGGCTTCGACCTGTACGCCTGGGTCGCCACCTCGTACCTGCTGACCTCCGTCATCACGGTGCCCATCTTCGGGCGCCTGGGGGATTACTACGGACGCAAGCCCTTCGTCGTGTTGGCCATCGTCGTCTTCACGGCGGCGTCGGCCTTGTGCGGCGCGGCCGACAGCATGCTCTTCCTGGTTATTGCCCGCGCGCTGCAGGGCATCGGCGGCGGCATGCTCGTCGGTACCGCGTTCGCCTGCATTCCGGATCTGTTCCCGGATTCCTATGTGCGTCTGCGCTGGCAGGTCATGTTCAGTTCCGCCTTCGGCATCGCCAACGCCGTCGGCCCCTCGCTGGGCGGTTTCCTGACCGAATACTACGGCTGGCGTTCGGTGTTCTACGTCAACATCCCGGTGGGGCTGTTGGGCCTGTGGTTCGTGTGCCGCCATCTGCCGCACCTGCGGCACAGCGATCCCACCAGGAAAATCCGCCTGGACTGGCCGGGCGCGCTGCTTATCGCGCTGGCGCTGGGCGGGCTGCAATTGCTGGTGGAGCTGCTGCCCGGCAAGGGCATCGACAGCTTCACCATCGGCCTGGCCATCGCCAGCGTCATCGCCTTCGGTGCCTTGTATTGGTGGGAGCGGCGCTGCGAACAGCCCTTGCTGCCTTTCGAAATGTTCCGCAATGCCAGCCTGGCGCCGTTGTTCATGCTGGCCTTGCTGGTCGGCGTGTCGATGTTCTCGCTGCTGTTCTATGCGCCGTTGCTGCTGCAGGGCGGCTTCGGGCTGTCGCCCAAGGACGCCGGGCTGCTTATCACCCCGATGGTGGTCTGCATTACCGTCGGCAGCATCACGAACGGCCGCATCGTCACCCGCATCAAGAATCCCAACAACATGCTTTATGTCGGGTTCCTGTTGATGTGCCTGGCCACGGCGGGCATTATTTCCACGCACAACTACACGCCGGGCTGGCTGATCGCCACGTATATGCTGGCGGCCGGCCTGGGCCTGGGTTTCATCATGCCGAACCTGACGGTGTTCGCGCAGGAAACCGCCGGGCGCGAGCACCTGGGTATCGCCACCGCCCTGCTGCAGTCGTTGCGCATGGTGGGCGGCATGGTGGGCACGGCGGTGGTGGGAACCATGGTCAACCACAGCTACATCAGCGGCGTGCGCGCATCCCTGGACAGCAGCCAGGCGCTGCGTTGGCTGGATACGCTGGACGACCCGCAAATACTGGTCAACCCCGCCGCGCAGGCGCAGTTTCTCCAGCAGGTAGCCGCGGTCGGCCGCGATGGCGCATCGTATCTGGAAGCGGCGCGCGTTTCGCTGGTCGGCGCGATCCACGACGGGCAGATCATCGTGCTGGCAATCGCCATCCTATCGCTATGGTTCGTCCGGCGTGTGCCGCCCGTGCGGCTTACCCGCCGCAGCAAAGTGGCCAGCGCGCCCGCGGAGTAA
- a CDS encoding cyclase family protein: MQRWNRRPDGSTWGDYGADDELGRLNLLTEEKVLQAVREVRVGKVFCLSLPLDLPGGNVLNPRRHPPVLSPTDRNGHPNMNFAVRREDATAVDVLNDDRVMLTLQYSTQWDGLSHVGALFDTQGDGSERLVYYNGFEAGIDILGGDDPAAARDCCPPGGSYARRLAIDTYARKGMQGRGVMVDLAHALGRGRTLVDNTVLQEVMREQQVSVEPGDMLVLRTGFAEAIVRMAGKPDQAALEQAGAVLDGTDTALLDWIGASGIAAICADNYAVEAYPARTAGPGRSILPLHHHCLFKLGVPLAELWYLEELAEWLRAHGRSRFLLTAPPLRLPGAVGSPVTPVATV; this comes from the coding sequence ATGCAACGTTGGAATCGCAGGCCCGACGGTTCTACCTGGGGCGACTATGGCGCGGACGACGAGCTCGGCCGCCTGAATCTTCTGACCGAGGAAAAGGTACTGCAGGCCGTACGGGAAGTACGCGTCGGCAAAGTATTCTGCCTGTCGTTGCCACTCGATCTGCCGGGCGGCAATGTACTGAATCCCCGTCGTCACCCACCGGTGCTGTCCCCCACGGACAGGAACGGACATCCCAACATGAACTTCGCCGTGCGGCGCGAGGACGCGACCGCCGTCGACGTGCTGAACGACGACCGGGTGATGTTGACGCTGCAGTATTCGACGCAATGGGATGGCTTGAGCCATGTCGGCGCGCTGTTCGACACCCAGGGAGACGGCAGCGAGCGCCTGGTCTACTACAACGGTTTCGAGGCGGGCATCGACATCCTCGGCGGGGACGATCCCGCGGCGGCGCGCGATTGCTGCCCACCGGGCGGCTCTTACGCGCGCCGCCTGGCCATCGACACCTATGCCCGCAAGGGCATGCAGGGCCGCGGCGTCATGGTGGACCTGGCCCATGCCCTGGGCCGCGGTCGCACGCTGGTGGACAACACAGTGCTCCAGGAAGTCATGCGTGAGCAGCAAGTGTCGGTGGAACCAGGCGATATGCTGGTGCTGCGCACGGGATTTGCCGAAGCCATCGTGCGCATGGCCGGCAAACCGGATCAGGCGGCGCTGGAACAGGCAGGGGCCGTGCTGGATGGCACGGATACCGCCCTGCTGGACTGGATCGGCGCATCCGGCATCGCGGCAATCTGCGCGGACAACTATGCGGTAGAGGCCTACCCCGCGCGCACCGCCGGGCCGGGCCGCTCCATCCTGCCGCTCCACCATCACTGCCTGTTCAAGCTGGGCGTTCCGCTGGCGGAGCTCTGGTACCTGGAAGAGCTGGCGGAGTGGCTGCGTGCGCATGGACGCTCGCGCTTCCTGTTGACCGCGCCACCGCTGCGGCTGCCCGGTGCCGTGGGATCTCCCGTCACTCCCGTGGCCACGGTATGA
- a CDS encoding ornithine cyclodeaminase, whose product MTRMIDVPAMAALMRKVGVAPFMRELAHRIRADYLRWTEFEKSARLASHSPVGVIELMPVSHAARYAFKYVNGHPGNTALGLPTVMAFGVLADVATGYPLLMSELTLTTAMRTAATSVVAAAALARPQARVMALIGNGAQSEFQAIAFHDMLGIEEVRLFDIDGRATAKLQRNLAHAAPAMHVVVAPSTAAAVRGADIVTTVTADKAYATILTPDMIEPGMHLNAVGGDCPGKTEIHPDILRQARVVVEYEPQSRIEGDIQQLPADFPVIELWRVLNGEQPGRESPDQVTLFDSVGFALEDYSALCLVADLAQRHGVGVDQPLIPSGGDPKDLYALALGEDGAALRAAA is encoded by the coding sequence ATGACAAGAATGATCGATGTTCCGGCGATGGCCGCCCTGATGCGCAAGGTCGGCGTCGCCCCGTTCATGCGCGAACTCGCGCATCGCATACGCGCGGACTATCTGCGTTGGACGGAATTCGAAAAATCCGCGCGGCTGGCGTCGCATTCCCCGGTCGGCGTGATCGAACTGATGCCGGTCTCCCATGCCGCGCGCTATGCCTTCAAGTACGTTAACGGGCATCCGGGCAACACTGCGCTGGGCTTGCCTACGGTCATGGCGTTCGGCGTGTTGGCCGACGTGGCGACCGGTTATCCCTTGCTGATGTCGGAGCTGACCTTGACCACCGCAATGCGTACCGCGGCCACGTCGGTCGTCGCCGCGGCCGCGCTGGCGCGCCCGCAGGCGCGCGTCATGGCACTGATAGGGAACGGCGCGCAGAGCGAATTCCAGGCGATTGCCTTTCACGATATGCTGGGGATCGAAGAGGTCCGCCTGTTCGACATCGATGGCCGGGCCACCGCCAAGCTGCAGCGCAACCTGGCGCATGCCGCGCCTGCCATGCATGTCGTCGTGGCCCCGAGCACGGCCGCGGCGGTGCGCGGCGCCGATATCGTCACAACGGTAACGGCGGACAAGGCCTACGCGACTATCCTGACGCCGGACATGATAGAGCCGGGCATGCACCTTAACGCCGTGGGCGGGGATTGTCCCGGCAAGACGGAAATACATCCCGACATCCTGCGGCAAGCGCGCGTCGTCGTCGAATACGAGCCGCAATCGCGCATCGAAGGCGATATCCAGCAGCTGCCCGCGGATTTTCCGGTCATCGAACTGTGGCGGGTGCTCAATGGGGAGCAGCCCGGGCGCGAGTCGCCGGATCAGGTCACTCTCTTCGACTCCGTGGGTTTCGCTTTGGAAGACTACTCCGCGCTGTGCCTCGTCGCTGACCTGGCGCAACGTCACGGCGTGGGCGTCGATCAACCCTTGATCCCATCGGGCGGAGATCCCAAGGACCTGTATGCCCTCGCGCTGGGCGAAGACGGCGCGGCCTTGCGCGCCGCGGCATAG
- a CDS encoding MFS transporter — protein sequence MTIARSRPFGQKYAFVVVAIAFVALLVGAGQRAAPGVLIVPLEQAFGWGRDVTSLSAAIGIFLYGLVGPFAAALMQSFGVRRTLICALVLMSAASGASVWMTEPWHLVLSWGVVSGLATGCVAVVFGATVINRWFVKHRGLMMGILTASTATGTLIFLPGMAALAEAGGWRPVVITIAAVCLALVPLAWWLMPERPSDIGLVPYGADPDHVPPPAVNANPLKAAFGALNRAVGNRNFWFLFATFFICGFTTNGLIGTHFIALCSDQGIAEVRAAGLLAMMGLFDLVGTTASGWLTDRYDPRKLLFMYYGLRGISLIFLPFSDFSIYSLGIFAVFYGLDWIATVPPTLKLAVESFGERDAPIVFGWIVAGHQLGAASAAFMAGALRQAQGSYFLAFIISGATGIVAAIIALQVRKTKASAAVVPV from the coding sequence ATGACTATAGCTCGTTCCCGGCCTTTTGGACAGAAGTATGCCTTCGTCGTGGTTGCCATAGCCTTTGTCGCCCTGTTGGTGGGTGCCGGCCAGCGGGCGGCACCCGGCGTCTTGATCGTGCCCCTGGAGCAGGCGTTCGGCTGGGGGCGGGACGTGACCTCGCTGTCGGCCGCGATCGGCATCTTCCTTTATGGGCTGGTCGGCCCCTTCGCCGCCGCGCTGATGCAGAGTTTTGGCGTGCGGCGCACCCTGATTTGCGCGTTGGTGCTGATGTCCGCGGCCAGCGGCGCCAGTGTGTGGATGACCGAGCCCTGGCACCTGGTGCTGTCCTGGGGTGTGGTGTCCGGGCTGGCCACGGGATGCGTGGCGGTCGTGTTCGGGGCCACGGTAATCAATCGCTGGTTCGTCAAGCATCGGGGCCTGATGATGGGCATCCTGACGGCCAGCACCGCGACGGGCACACTGATTTTCCTGCCGGGTATGGCGGCACTGGCCGAAGCCGGCGGGTGGCGGCCGGTCGTCATCACGATTGCGGCGGTATGCCTGGCGCTGGTGCCCCTGGCGTGGTGGCTGATGCCGGAGCGGCCCTCCGATATCGGCCTGGTCCCCTACGGCGCGGACCCGGACCATGTGCCGCCCCCTGCCGTGAACGCCAATCCGCTGAAAGCCGCTTTCGGTGCATTGAACCGCGCTGTCGGTAACCGGAATTTCTGGTTCCTCTTCGCCACCTTCTTTATTTGCGGGTTCACGACTAACGGCCTCATCGGCACCCATTTCATCGCGCTGTGCAGCGACCAGGGCATTGCCGAAGTGCGCGCGGCGGGCCTGCTGGCGATGATGGGCCTGTTCGATCTGGTCGGGACGACGGCATCGGGCTGGCTGACCGACCGCTACGATCCACGCAAGCTGTTGTTCATGTACTACGGCCTGCGCGGCATTTCCCTGATCTTCCTGCCGTTCTCCGACTTTTCCATATACAGCCTGGGTATTTTCGCGGTGTTCTACGGGCTGGACTGGATCGCCACCGTGCCGCCGACCCTGAAGCTGGCGGTGGAAAGCTTCGGCGAGCGCGATGCGCCCATCGTGTTCGGCTGGATCGTCGCCGGGCACCAACTGGGGGCCGCCAGCGCCGCCTTCATGGCGGGGGCACTGCGCCAGGCGCAAGGAAGCTACTTCCTGGCCTTCATCATCTCCGGGGCCACGGGGATCGTGGCTGCGATTATCGCGTTGCAGGTACGCAAAACCAAAGCATCGGCTGCTGTCGTGCCGGTTTGA
- a CDS encoding BPTD_2524 family lipoprotein, translated as MPRCRLSLLAALICLGGCASGIEPGGNFPSVTFDVTTPYDAAYRRAAEFARVCHTAPEHPYGVEYRASETLDDKFAVGRIVVVKVPEPAVHLEVIETKPKGKTDSTVTVTVLGQGLWDAGELAAAKQSIQSATPVCRPAGKG; from the coding sequence ATGCCCCGATGCCGTCTTTCCTTGCTTGCCGCGCTGATATGCCTGGGCGGATGCGCCTCGGGCATCGAGCCCGGCGGTAATTTTCCCAGTGTGACCTTCGATGTCACCACGCCTTACGATGCGGCGTATCGACGCGCCGCCGAATTCGCCCGCGTTTGCCATACCGCGCCGGAGCATCCCTACGGCGTCGAATACCGGGCCAGCGAAACCCTGGACGACAAATTCGCCGTGGGCCGGATCGTCGTTGTCAAGGTACCGGAACCGGCGGTTCATCTGGAGGTGATCGAGACCAAACCCAAGGGCAAAACGGACTCCACGGTGACTGTCACCGTGCTCGGACAAGGCCTGTGGGACGCGGGCGAACTCGCCGCCGCCAAGCAATCCATCCAGAGCGCCACACCGGTCTGTCGCCCCGCCGGCAAGGGGTGA
- a CDS encoding DUF3309 family protein, with the protein MTLGTILLIILILLLIGALPTWPHSRAWGYYPSGGLGLVLIIVIVLLLVGAI; encoded by the coding sequence ATGACCCTGGGAACCATACTGTTGATCATTCTGATCCTGCTCCTGATCGGAGCGCTGCCGACCTGGCCCCACAGCCGGGCCTGGGGCTACTATCCCAGCGGCGGGCTGGGGCTGGTATTGATCATCGTCATTGTTCTTTTGCTGGTGGGCGCCATATAG
- a CDS encoding TetR/AcrR family transcriptional regulator yields MTLRPPPVPPPEEAAAGGKQPRAAERIRRTARELFYREGIRAVGVDEIVTRAGATKPTLYRSFGSKDELAASYLKDYDAAFFQRFDKAIEPYAGNPRAQLLAYFRHVAQRVKTPGYRGCALTNAVVEYPGDAAVHPGRAIAEANKRALRARLRELAASAGAKDADTLGDALLLLLEGCFVSAQIFAGDGDGPAAALTDAAEKLIAAYLPE; encoded by the coding sequence ATGACTCTCCGCCCCCCCCCTGTGCCCCCGCCCGAAGAAGCCGCCGCCGGCGGCAAGCAGCCGCGCGCGGCCGAACGCATCCGCCGCACCGCGCGCGAACTGTTCTATCGCGAGGGCATCCGCGCGGTCGGCGTGGATGAAATCGTCACGCGCGCAGGCGCGACCAAGCCCACCCTATACCGCAGTTTCGGCTCCAAGGATGAACTGGCGGCTTCCTACCTGAAGGACTATGACGCCGCGTTCTTTCAGCGCTTCGACAAGGCGATCGAGCCCTACGCGGGCAATCCGCGGGCGCAGTTGCTGGCTTACTTTCGTCATGTCGCTCAGCGCGTCAAAACACCCGGCTACCGGGGTTGCGCGCTGACCAACGCCGTCGTGGAGTATCCCGGCGACGCGGCCGTGCATCCCGGCCGCGCCATCGCCGAAGCCAACAAGCGGGCATTGCGGGCCCGCCTGCGGGAATTGGCCGCCTCGGCGGGCGCCAAGGACGCGGACACGCTGGGCGATGCCCTACTGCTGCTGCTGGAAGGCTGCTTCGTGTCGGCCCAGATTTTCGCGGGCGATGGCGATGGGCCGGCGGCCGCGTTGACCGACGCCGCCGAAAAACTGATCGCCGCCTATCTGCCCGAATGA
- a CDS encoding aminotransferase-like domain-containing protein, which produces MEQPLYQRLAEHYRQAIYSGVLAPATRMPSVRTLVRLHQVSISTALQACRSLEDDGLIEARPRSGYFVLKNQRSKLLPVDEPDTRQVLDAASYVGIHDRVSDFIAKSAMHPPRIDLANSVAPPDAYPVDALKQAMLRAVRRYPEAMTRPPPQQGHPYLRATLARRALDAGISASPDDIIVTNGCIEALNIALRAVAGPGDTIAVESPAYFGLLQVIGSLGMRALEIPTSPQRGLSIEALDLAFQTHADIKAVVVVPNLHNPLGSIMPDEDKARLVALCERQAIPLIEDDTYGALADGDEPLRAAKAWDRDGNVIYCASMQKTLAPGSRMGWMIGGRWKARLAMLKFVQSRPNTATSQIAIAEVLQSKGYDRHLMRLRRRLKSQREGMARAIAEHFPRGTRLSVPRGGMLLWVEMPDGRSSKDVFELALEDGIRVAPGRMFSNSDRYEHFLRISCAHPMNSDFQTAIRTLGRIVGSKH; this is translated from the coding sequence ATGGAACAGCCTCTGTATCAACGTTTGGCCGAGCACTACCGGCAAGCCATCTATTCTGGAGTTCTCGCCCCCGCGACGCGCATGCCATCCGTGCGAACGCTGGTCCGGCTACACCAGGTAAGTATCAGTACCGCACTGCAGGCTTGCCGCAGTCTGGAGGATGACGGCCTGATCGAAGCCCGCCCCCGGTCAGGCTATTTCGTACTCAAAAACCAACGCAGCAAGCTGTTACCCGTCGATGAACCGGACACGCGCCAAGTACTGGATGCCGCGTCCTATGTCGGCATTCATGACCGCGTATCGGACTTCATCGCCAAGAGCGCGATGCATCCACCGCGGATCGACCTGGCCAATTCCGTGGCACCGCCTGACGCCTATCCGGTAGACGCCCTGAAGCAGGCGATGCTGCGGGCAGTGCGTCGGTATCCGGAAGCGATGACCCGCCCTCCGCCGCAACAGGGCCATCCCTATCTGCGCGCGACTTTGGCACGGCGGGCCCTGGATGCGGGAATCAGCGCCAGCCCTGACGACATCATCGTGACCAATGGCTGTATCGAGGCGCTCAATATCGCACTGAGGGCGGTGGCGGGTCCCGGCGATACCATCGCCGTGGAGTCGCCGGCGTACTTCGGCTTGCTGCAAGTGATCGGCAGCCTGGGAATGCGCGCACTGGAAATTCCCACCAGCCCGCAACGCGGCCTGTCGATCGAAGCGCTGGACCTGGCCTTCCAGACCCATGCGGACATCAAGGCGGTCGTCGTGGTGCCGAACTTGCACAACCCCTTGGGCAGCATCATGCCCGATGAAGACAAGGCGCGCCTGGTGGCCCTTTGCGAACGGCAAGCCATCCCGTTGATCGAAGACGACACCTATGGCGCGCTGGCCGATGGCGACGAGCCGTTGCGCGCGGCCAAGGCGTGGGACCGCGACGGCAATGTCATCTACTGCGCGTCCATGCAAAAAACGCTGGCACCCGGATCGCGCATGGGCTGGATGATCGGCGGCCGTTGGAAGGCACGGCTGGCCATGCTGAAGTTCGTGCAAAGCCGGCCGAACACCGCGACCTCGCAAATCGCCATCGCGGAAGTGTTGCAGTCCAAAGGCTACGACCGCCATCTGATGCGTCTACGACGCCGGCTGAAAAGCCAGCGTGAGGGCATGGCCCGCGCCATCGCGGAACATTTCCCGCGCGGTACCCGTTTGAGCGTGCCGCGCGGTGGCATGCTGCTATGGGTGGAAATGCCGGATGGACGTTCGTCGAAAGACGTCTTCGAGCTGGCCCTGGAAGACGGCATCCGGGTGGCGCCGGGCCGCATGTTTTCAAATTCGGACCGCTACGAGCACTTTTTGCGTATCAGCTGCGCGCATCCCATGAACAGCGATTTTCAGACGGCGATACGGACCCTCGGGCGCATAGTGGGCAGCAAGCATTAG
- a CDS encoding entericidin A/B family lipoprotein — translation MKNKVILAMLLAIATLSAGCNTVSGAGKDIERGGEKIQGAADRHNN, via the coding sequence ATGAAGAACAAAGTCATTCTCGCCATGCTTCTCGCCATTGCCACCCTGTCGGCCGGTTGCAATACCGTTTCGGGCGCCGGCAAGGATATCGAGCGGGGAGGCGAAAAGATCCAGGGCGCCGCGGACCGGCATAACAATTGA
- a CDS encoding MarR family winged helix-turn-helix transcriptional regulator, with product MPKEQQGLHTVQMLGQAYRTMMAAFEANVGHALPRWRILLALHEAGGLSQKVLAERCRLDPASLTRQLQAMESLGWISRAIDEQDNRLINAMLTPQGKRVVAEALPRRAAFFDHAMQGLSAEQIRVCHEVLAVLEENFKAAQQRVAS from the coding sequence ATGCCCAAGGAGCAACAAGGCCTGCATACCGTGCAGATGCTGGGGCAGGCCTATCGCACCATGATGGCGGCTTTCGAGGCCAATGTAGGCCACGCATTGCCGCGCTGGCGCATCCTGCTTGCGCTGCACGAGGCGGGGGGCCTGTCGCAGAAGGTGTTGGCGGAGCGCTGCCGGCTGGATCCCGCATCGTTGACGCGACAACTCCAGGCGATGGAAAGCCTCGGCTGGATCAGCCGCGCCATCGACGAACAGGATAACCGTCTCATCAACGCGATGCTGACGCCGCAGGGCAAGCGCGTGGTCGCCGAGGCGCTGCCGCGCCGAGCGGCCTTTTTCGACCACGCCATGCAAGGCCTGTCGGCGGAGCAGATCAGGGTCTGCCACGAGGTGCTGGCGGTCCTGGAGGAAAATTTCAAGGCGGCACAGCAGCGCGTCGCCAGTTGA
- a CDS encoding NAD(P)/FAD-dependent oxidoreductase, with translation MLRISEVKLPLDHPEAALSQALAARLDIPPADLMSFHVYRRGYDARKRDNIQLVYTVDVEVRDEAAVRTRFAGDPHVVPTPDMQYRFVADARMAPQAARPVVVGMGPCGLFAGLILAQMGFRPIILERGKSVRERTKDTFGLWRKQVLNPESNVQFGEGGAGTFSDGKLYSQIKDPRYLGRKVLDEFVLAGAPEEILYVSKPHIGTFRLVSMVEKMRASIESLGGEIRFQSRVEDLDLDGGRVRGLKLAGGEYLPCTHLVLAIGHSARDTFQMLHQRGVYVEAKPFSIGFRIEHPQSLIDRSRFGKYVRHPVLGAADYKLVHHCRNGRSVYSFCMCPGGTVVAATSEPNRVVTNGMSQYSRAERNANAGIVVGITPEDYPGGPLAGIDFQRHWESRAFELGGGGYLAPAQRVEDFLARRPSTGLGKVLPSYTPGVTPTDLSTALPDYAIEAIREALPAFDRKIKGYAMADAVLTGVETRTSSPLRIKRKDDDYQSINTVGLYPAGEGAGYAGGIYSAAIDGIEVAEAVARDIVENFGA, from the coding sequence ATGCTACGTATCTCCGAAGTCAAGCTGCCGCTGGACCATCCCGAAGCGGCACTCTCCCAGGCCCTCGCCGCTCGCCTGGACATTCCACCCGCCGACCTGATGTCCTTCCACGTCTACCGCCGCGGCTATGACGCGCGCAAACGGGACAATATCCAGCTGGTATATACAGTCGACGTGGAAGTACGCGATGAAGCAGCCGTGCGTACGCGCTTTGCCGGCGATCCGCATGTCGTCCCGACGCCTGATATGCAGTACAGATTCGTGGCCGATGCGCGCATGGCGCCGCAGGCGGCACGTCCGGTGGTGGTGGGCATGGGCCCATGCGGGCTGTTTGCCGGACTGATCCTGGCGCAAATGGGCTTTCGTCCGATCATCCTGGAAAGAGGAAAGTCGGTTCGGGAAAGGACCAAGGACACCTTCGGACTGTGGCGCAAGCAGGTATTGAACCCCGAGTCCAATGTGCAATTTGGCGAAGGAGGCGCGGGCACCTTTTCGGACGGCAAGCTCTATAGCCAGATCAAGGATCCGCGCTATCTGGGCCGCAAAGTGCTGGACGAGTTCGTGCTCGCCGGGGCGCCCGAGGAAATCCTCTACGTCAGCAAGCCGCATATCGGCACCTTTCGCCTGGTCAGCATGGTGGAAAAAATGCGGGCTTCCATCGAATCCCTGGGCGGCGAGATCCGCTTCCAGAGTCGCGTGGAAGACCTGGACCTGGATGGCGGCCGCGTGCGCGGGCTGAAGCTGGCCGGCGGTGAGTATCTGCCTTGTACACATCTGGTGCTGGCGATCGGGCACAGCGCGCGGGACACCTTCCAGATGCTGCACCAGCGCGGCGTCTACGTGGAAGCCAAGCCCTTTTCCATCGGATTCCGCATCGAGCATCCTCAAAGCCTTATCGACCGCAGCCGCTTCGGCAAATATGTGCGCCACCCGGTACTGGGCGCGGCGGACTACAAACTCGTGCATCACTGCCGCAATGGCCGATCGGTGTACAGCTTCTGCATGTGCCCCGGCGGCACCGTCGTCGCGGCCACTTCCGAGCCCAACCGCGTCGTCACCAACGGCATGAGCCAATACTCCCGTGCCGAACGCAATGCCAATGCGGGCATCGTGGTCGGTATCACGCCGGAAGATTATCCCGGCGGGCCGCTGGCCGGCATCGACTTCCAGCGACATTGGGAATCGCGCGCCTTCGAATTGGGTGGCGGTGGATATCTGGCGCCGGCCCAGCGGGTGGAAGACTTCCTCGCACGCCGGCCGTCGACCGGGCTGGGCAAGGTACTGCCCTCCTATACGCCCGGCGTCACGCCCACTGACCTATCGACCGCACTTCCCGACTATGCCATCGAAGCGATCCGCGAAGCGCTCCCAGCGTTCGACCGGAAGATCAAGGGATACGCAATGGCCGACGCCGTGCTGACGGGCGTTGAAACCCGGACGTCTTCGCCACTGCGCATCAAGCGCAAAGACGACGACTACCAGAGCATCAATACCGTCGGACTGTACCCGGCCGGCGAAGGGGCGGGCTACGCCGGCGGCATTTATTCCGCGGCCATCGACGGCATCGAAGTGGCGGAAGCCGTCGCCCGGGATATTGTCGAAAACTTCGGCGCCTGA
- a CDS encoding DUF1488 family protein, giving the protein MTYDNNAFNDRAAHVIWFETSAGARRIKAGVSWEVLRDRFGAGAEEEDLLIAYRGNSRMLHALAQRKFLESHPLPVMLGQSDFSGEGWRGR; this is encoded by the coding sequence ATGACATACGATAACAACGCATTCAACGATCGGGCCGCGCATGTGATCTGGTTCGAAACCTCAGCCGGGGCGCGCAGGATCAAGGCGGGCGTTTCCTGGGAAGTGCTGCGCGACCGTTTCGGCGCGGGCGCCGAGGAAGAAGACCTATTGATTGCCTATCGCGGAAACAGCCGCATGCTGCATGCCCTGGCGCAGCGCAAATTCCTGGAAAGCCACCCCTTACCCGTCATGCTGGGACAGTCGGACTTTTCCGGCGAGGGTTGGCGCGGCCGCTAG
- a CDS encoding Lrp/AsnC family transcriptional regulator, which translates to MQEALDDLDRRLIALLRDNGRLTTATLAKKLSVSRGTIHNRIDRLVRGGTILGFTVRLRSETENDGVRAMTLIEVRGNETDAVLSALRRLPEIVQVHSTSGRWDLVAEIRVQDLATFDRVLRDLRRVKGIANSETNLLLAVYK; encoded by the coding sequence ATGCAAGAAGCCCTAGACGATCTGGACCGCCGTCTCATCGCCCTGCTGCGCGACAATGGCCGGCTGACCACCGCCACGCTGGCCAAGAAGCTGTCGGTGTCGCGCGGGACGATCCACAACCGCATAGACCGGCTCGTCCGAGGCGGGACGATCCTGGGATTCACCGTTCGCCTGCGCAGCGAAACCGAGAACGACGGCGTGCGGGCCATGACCTTGATCGAAGTGCGGGGAAATGAAACCGACGCCGTGTTGTCGGCACTGCGTCGCCTGCCGGAGATCGTGCAGGTGCATTCGACCAGCGGACGCTGGGATCTGGTGGCGGAGATCCGGGTCCAGGACCTGGCGACGTTCGACCGCGTGCTGCGCGATCTTCGCCGCGTCAAGGGCATCGCCAACTCGGAAACGAATCTGCTGCTGGCCGTGTACAAGTAA